One part of the Lysobacterales bacterium genome encodes these proteins:
- the waaA gene encoding lipid IV(A) 3-deoxy-D-manno-octulosonic acid transferase, with protein sequence MRLLYTLAMYLLTPLIFYRLLARGLRMPGYYARWRERFGHFKSPRFERSIWVHAVSVGEVNAAAPLVEALRRRYADLPFVLTTVTPTGSDRVRQLWGDDVFHVYLPYDLPGSVRRFLDATQPQLAVVMETEIWPNLFLSCEAADIPVVVANARLSDKSLRGYGPVRPIIRAAIRSARFVAAQSQQDADRFLSLGARPDRLRVVGNLKFDLQVKPELFTEATEARARWGAQRPVWIAASTHEGEELAIIEAHSRLLNRFPDALLLVAPRHPERFKPMVQLCRSYGFATRTRSEDDEPNPQSQCFVIDTLGELVNFIACADVAFVAGSLEAIGGHNVLEPAALGVPVVVGPHTFNFEEVTDLLLEQGAALRVVDSEDLSRALQTLLADPARRAQMGEACKRTVGHERGAVERTLDVIGRVLRGEIEPGADASDSRPGLRGR encoded by the coding sequence ATGCGTCTGCTCTACACGCTTGCCATGTATCTGCTGACGCCGCTGATCTTCTATCGGCTGCTGGCGCGCGGGCTGCGCATGCCGGGCTACTACGCCCGCTGGCGCGAACGCTTCGGTCACTTCAAGTCGCCGCGCTTCGAGCGCAGCATCTGGGTGCATGCCGTCTCGGTGGGTGAGGTCAATGCCGCGGCACCGCTGGTCGAAGCCCTGCGGCGCCGCTACGCCGACCTGCCTTTCGTGCTGACCACAGTGACGCCCACGGGCTCCGATCGGGTGCGTCAGCTCTGGGGAGACGACGTCTTCCACGTCTACTTGCCGTATGACCTGCCGGGCTCGGTGCGGCGTTTCCTCGACGCCACCCAGCCGCAGCTGGCGGTGGTGATGGAGACCGAGATCTGGCCGAACCTGTTCCTGTCCTGCGAGGCAGCCGACATCCCGGTGGTGGTGGCCAATGCGCGCCTGTCCGACAAGTCGCTGCGCGGCTACGGGCCGGTGCGGCCGATCATCCGCGCGGCCATCCGCAGCGCGCGCTTCGTCGCCGCGCAGTCGCAGCAGGACGCCGACCGCTTTCTCAGCCTGGGCGCGCGGCCGGACCGCCTGCGCGTCGTCGGCAACCTGAAGTTCGATCTGCAGGTGAAGCCGGAGCTGTTCACCGAGGCGACCGAAGCGCGCGCGCGCTGGGGGGCGCAGCGGCCCGTGTGGATCGCCGCCAGCACCCACGAGGGCGAGGAGCTGGCGATCATCGAAGCGCATTCGCGGCTGTTGAACCGCTTCCCGGATGCCCTGCTGCTGGTCGCGCCGCGGCATCCCGAGCGCTTCAAGCCGATGGTGCAGCTGTGCCGCAGCTATGGCTTCGCCACCCGCACCCGCAGTGAAGACGACGAGCCCAATCCGCAAAGCCAGTGTTTCGTCATCGACACCCTGGGCGAACTGGTCAATTTCATCGCCTGCGCCGATGTCGCCTTTGTGGCGGGCTCGCTGGAAGCGATCGGCGGCCACAACGTGCTGGAGCCCGCGGCGCTGGGCGTGCCGGTGGTGGTGGGCCCGCACACCTTCAACTTCGAAGAGGTCACCGACCTGCTGCTGGAGCAGGGCGCAGCGCTGCGCGTGGTCGATTCCGAAGACCTTTCGCGGGCACTGCAGACGCTGCTGGCCGATCCCGCTCGACGCGCGCAGATGGGCGAAGCCTGCAAGCGCACGGTCGGCCATGAGCGCGGTGCGGTCGAACGCACGCTCGATGTGATCGGCCGCGTGCTGCGCGGCGAAATCGAGCCGGGCGCTGACGCCAGCGACAGCCGTCCCGGCCTGCGCGGGCGCTGA
- a CDS encoding S8 family serine peptidase, producing the protein MRFWIPGLLLLPLTCAAAEDGKRCQVSFDAATLDVCTGELKLAHEALRPLGRAEQDSTFRIVKFDAPIRAEQRRALEAQGVQILGYAPHYAYLVRMDAATEGRVKGQPGVLWTGPYLPVWKVDVNLANDLALALHGGKGVSISGEAGIEQLSVALQPGVDASRSRGALRAAPGLEYQRTEKAFDHERVVFSFERSSLAEAVTQLAQNPDVATISLRWPMRLSNSQAGWLHQSGRQTPLAGSMPAFENGLFGCGQIIGAADTGLHASHCSFADTNFGQPVISVCATGTNCSPVAANFAHRKIGAHYKWGGSTSGGPADGDGHGTHVFASIAGNNPATGAVDCSARSSPGGLTDLDGTAPGAKLVSQELGPSLEYLNDLGGTIFHAAQVAYQNGARTHSNSWGGGCRNANNQCIANCLVQYDSFTRDADAVVWQHPQLALLVAAGNSGGLGGSTGCGPGADVGSPGNAKNVFSIGSNSRGASGNSMSNFSSRGPTVDRRVKPDMTAQGGSIVSASVTACGTTTMSGTSMATPTAAGLSALVREYLQRGFYPTGVENPDHALPTPSAALIKAIMINGAQEITGTGTTGGAPSQSQGWGRVNLGNSLYFDADTRQLWLEDNTAGLETNAVFSETLSVEAGAPLIVTLAWHDAPALVNANPHGVNQLRLEVQAPDGQVWTQKLPADGGLTNPNPVVDTTTVNYDDRNNVHSIELPTPVTGSYIVRVRGIQVAQGPQPFALTATGKLTGVFEPDFVLQANAQAAGICAGDPLSVSIGARAFVGFNDPVTLSHSGLPAGLSGSFSVNPVVPTNPAAASVLSITNTGTLPAGSLSFDITASTSGPGFPAASKSRTISVAVDAEPPVAVGLASPADAAVNLTLRPNLSWDAIPGATGYRVQIANNPQFTSPLVDVTQAGTSYRPTTALASSTQFYWRVAASNRCGAGDASAVRSFTTSNMICSEPALSIPDSNTTGATSLLNVTNTGALGALRLGLKIDHSYIGDLRVWLSKGTTTVELMNRPGASRCSGDNMDVILADGAPLSVQTNCTASTPAYTAGAEYTPATPLAAFAGTELSGQWSLRVSDNAGEDTGQLVSWCLLPAAPAVAPDVFKNGFEATPQR; encoded by the coding sequence ATGCGCTTCTGGATTCCAGGCCTGCTTCTGCTTCCGCTGACCTGCGCTGCCGCCGAGGACGGCAAACGCTGTCAGGTGTCGTTCGATGCCGCCACGCTCGATGTGTGTACAGGTGAGCTGAAGCTCGCCCATGAGGCGCTGCGCCCGCTGGGCCGCGCCGAGCAGGACTCAACGTTCCGCATCGTCAAGTTCGATGCGCCGATCCGCGCCGAGCAGCGCCGCGCGCTGGAAGCCCAGGGCGTACAGATCCTGGGCTACGCGCCGCACTACGCGTATCTCGTGCGCATGGACGCCGCCACCGAGGGCCGGGTGAAGGGGCAGCCGGGCGTGCTCTGGACCGGCCCCTACCTGCCGGTGTGGAAGGTCGACGTCAACCTCGCCAATGACCTCGCCCTGGCGCTCCATGGCGGCAAGGGCGTCTCCATCTCGGGCGAGGCCGGCATCGAACAGCTCAGCGTGGCCCTGCAGCCCGGAGTGGATGCCAGCCGCAGCCGCGGCGCCCTGCGTGCTGCGCCGGGCTTGGAGTATCAACGCACCGAAAAGGCCTTCGATCACGAGCGCGTGGTGTTCAGCTTCGAGCGCAGCAGCCTCGCTGAAGCCGTGACCCAGCTCGCCCAGAATCCCGACGTGGCCACCATCAGCCTGCGCTGGCCCATGCGCCTGTCGAACTCCCAGGCCGGTTGGCTGCATCAGAGCGGCAGACAGACGCCGCTTGCCGGCTCGATGCCTGCCTTTGAGAACGGCCTGTTCGGCTGCGGCCAGATCATCGGCGCTGCCGACACGGGCTTGCATGCCAGCCACTGTTCCTTCGCGGACACGAACTTCGGCCAGCCGGTCATCTCGGTGTGCGCCACCGGCACGAACTGCTCGCCGGTCGCTGCCAACTTCGCCCATCGAAAGATCGGTGCGCACTACAAATGGGGTGGGAGCACCTCCGGTGGCCCCGCTGACGGCGACGGTCACGGCACTCATGTGTTCGCCAGCATCGCCGGCAACAATCCCGCCACCGGCGCCGTCGACTGCAGCGCTCGCAGCAGCCCGGGCGGCCTGACCGACCTCGACGGCACCGCGCCCGGCGCCAAGCTGGTGTCCCAGGAGTTGGGCCCCAGCCTTGAGTACCTGAACGATCTCGGTGGAACCATTTTCCACGCGGCGCAGGTGGCCTACCAGAACGGGGCCCGGACGCACAGCAACTCCTGGGGCGGCGGCTGTCGCAACGCGAACAATCAGTGCATCGCCAACTGCCTGGTGCAGTACGACAGCTTCACCCGCGACGCTGACGCCGTCGTCTGGCAGCACCCGCAGCTCGCGCTGCTGGTCGCAGCCGGCAACAGCGGCGGGCTGGGCGGCAGTACGGGCTGCGGCCCCGGCGCCGATGTCGGCTCGCCCGGCAACGCCAAGAATGTGTTTTCGATCGGCAGCAACAGTCGAGGCGCATCGGGCAACAGCATGTCCAACTTCTCCTCGCGCGGACCGACCGTGGACCGTCGAGTGAAACCCGACATGACGGCGCAGGGGGGAAGCATCGTTTCGGCGTCCGTGACCGCGTGTGGCACCACCACCATGAGTGGAACCTCCATGGCCACGCCCACCGCCGCCGGCCTGTCAGCCCTTGTGCGCGAGTATCTGCAGCGCGGCTTCTACCCAACTGGCGTCGAGAACCCTGACCACGCGCTGCCGACACCGTCCGCGGCGCTGATCAAGGCGATCATGATCAACGGTGCGCAGGAGATCACCGGCACCGGCACGACAGGCGGCGCGCCGAGCCAGTCGCAAGGCTGGGGCCGCGTCAATCTCGGCAACAGCCTCTACTTCGATGCCGACACACGCCAGCTGTGGCTGGAGGACAACACCGCAGGCCTTGAGACGAACGCCGTTTTCAGCGAGACCCTCTCGGTCGAAGCGGGCGCTCCGCTGATCGTGACATTGGCCTGGCACGACGCGCCGGCCCTCGTGAACGCCAATCCGCACGGGGTGAACCAGCTGCGTCTGGAGGTACAAGCCCCCGACGGTCAAGTCTGGACGCAGAAGCTGCCGGCCGACGGCGGCCTGACCAATCCCAACCCGGTCGTCGATACCACAACGGTCAACTACGACGATCGCAACAACGTGCACAGCATCGAGCTGCCCACACCCGTCACCGGCAGCTACATCGTGCGGGTGCGCGGCATCCAGGTCGCACAGGGTCCCCAGCCCTTCGCGCTGACCGCGACCGGCAAGTTGACGGGGGTGTTCGAGCCCGACTTTGTTCTCCAGGCCAACGCCCAGGCGGCTGGCATCTGCGCGGGCGATCCCCTCAGCGTGAGCATCGGCGCCAGGGCGTTCGTAGGCTTCAATGATCCGGTCACGCTCAGCCACTCCGGCTTGCCGGCGGGCCTGAGCGGCAGCTTCTCGGTCAACCCTGTGGTGCCCACCAATCCCGCAGCGGCCAGCGTGCTGTCGATTACCAATACGGGCACGCTGCCGGCCGGCAGCCTCAGCTTTGACATCACCGCCAGCACCAGCGGCCCGGGCTTTCCCGCTGCCAGCAAGAGCCGGACGATCAGCGTGGCGGTGGACGCAGAACCCCCCGTCGCTGTGGGTCTGGCCTCACCCGCAGACGCGGCGGTGAACCTAACGCTGCGGCCGAACCTGAGCTGGGATGCGATCCCCGGCGCCACCGGCTATCGCGTTCAGATCGCGAACAATCCGCAGTTCACCAGTCCCTTGGTCGATGTCACCCAGGCAGGCACCAGCTACAGACCCACCACAGCGCTGGCATCAAGCACCCAGTTCTACTGGCGCGTCGCGGCCAGCAACCGCTGCGGCGCAGGCGATGCCTCGGCGGTGCGCAGCTTCACCACCAGCAACATGATCTGCAGTGAGCCCGCGCTCAGCATTCCGGACAGCAACACCACGGGGGCGACTTCGCTGCTCAACGTCACCAACACTGGCGCACTCGGCGCTCTGCGGCTGGGGCTGAAGATCGACCACAGCTACATCGGCGACCTGCGCGTGTGGCTGAGCAAGGGCACGACCACGGTGGAGCTGATGAATCGGCCCGGCGCGAGCCGGTGCAGTGGCGACAACATGGATGTGATCCTTGCCGATGGCGCGCCGCTCAGCGTGCAGACCAACTGCACGGCGAGCACCCCGGCCTACACCGCTGGCGCGGAGTACACCCCGGCCACTCCGCTGGCCGCCTTCGCCGGCACGGAGCTTTCGGGCCAGTGGTCGCTGCGGGTTTCGGACAACGCGGGCGAAGACACCGGACAGCTGGTCAGCTGGTGCCTGCTGCCAGCGGCTCCCGCTGTGGCGCCCGATGTCTTCAAGAACGGGTTCGAGGCGACGCCCCAGCGATAA